A window of the Streptomyces sp. NBC_00454 genome harbors these coding sequences:
- the alc gene encoding allantoicase — translation MHVETTDFAAAPYISGDPYADYRGATFLFSHLTDLADRRLGAGVVAANDEFFGERENLLLRTPAVFDVHAYDNKGKTMDGWETRRRRGAGADEPFPADHDHDWALIRLGAPGVVRGIVVDTAHFRGNYPQQVSVQAAAFEGTPSTAELLAREEAWVEIVPRTPVRGHAANGITVDSERRWTHLRVNQHPDGGIARLRVHGEVLPDPAWLALLGTVDVACVVNGGVVEDASDGFYSSPGNTIMPGLSQKQDDGWETRRRRDKGNDWIAYRLAGQCEIRAVEVDTANLKGNAAGWVSLSVKNVEDGADGADGEWREVLPRTRLEPDSPHRLPLAAPILATHARLDVYPDGGLARLRLHGGLTDAGAAALTARAARATGTGG, via the coding sequence ATGCACGTCGAGACCACCGACTTCGCCGCCGCGCCCTACATCTCCGGCGACCCCTACGCCGACTACCGGGGCGCCACCTTCCTCTTCTCCCACCTCACCGACCTCGCGGACCGCCGCCTCGGAGCTGGGGTCGTCGCCGCCAACGACGAGTTCTTCGGCGAGCGGGAGAACCTCCTGCTGCGCACTCCGGCCGTCTTCGACGTCCACGCCTACGACAACAAGGGCAAGACCATGGACGGTTGGGAGACCCGGCGGCGGCGCGGGGCCGGCGCCGACGAGCCCTTTCCGGCGGACCATGACCACGACTGGGCGCTGATCCGGCTCGGCGCCCCCGGAGTCGTCCGCGGGATCGTCGTGGACACCGCACACTTCCGCGGCAACTACCCGCAGCAGGTCAGCGTCCAGGCCGCCGCCTTCGAGGGGACCCCCTCGACTGCCGAACTGCTCGCCCGGGAGGAGGCCTGGGTGGAGATCGTGCCCCGCACCCCCGTACGCGGCCACGCCGCCAATGGCATCACCGTCGACTCCGAACGCCGCTGGACGCACCTGCGGGTCAACCAGCATCCCGACGGGGGCATAGCGCGCCTGCGGGTCCACGGCGAGGTGCTGCCCGATCCGGCGTGGCTGGCCCTGCTCGGCACGGTGGACGTGGCTTGCGTCGTCAACGGCGGGGTCGTCGAGGACGCTTCGGACGGGTTCTACTCCTCCCCCGGCAACACGATCATGCCCGGACTGTCGCAGAAGCAGGACGACGGGTGGGAGACCCGGCGCCGCCGCGACAAGGGGAACGACTGGATCGCCTACCGGCTCGCGGGGCAGTGCGAGATCCGCGCGGTCGAGGTGGACACCGCCAACCTCAAGGGGAACGCGGCCGGCTGGGTGTCCCTGTCGGTCAAGAACGTCGAGGACGGCGCGGACGGCGCGGACGGCGAATGGCGCGAGGTGCTCCCGCGCACGCGCCTGGAGCCCGACAGCCCGCACCGGCTGCCGCTCGCCGCGCCGATCCTCGCCACCCACGCCCGGCTCGACGTGTACCCCGACGGCGGGCTGGCCCGACTGCGCCTGCACGGCGGCCTGACAGACGCCGGAGCGGCCGCCCTCACCGCTCGCGCCGCGCGTGCCACGGGCACGGGGGGCTGA
- a CDS encoding Ig-like domain-containing protein, translating to MTRLRPGRSPYAVSRTAVTLGAAGLLAALLVPLAAAADPADAAAGPCGPAGAFTSSPPTCTYASAGTDVFTVPAGVSALTVDLYGAEGGSAAGFVVPSPPNQGSPGGLGGRTHAILAVTPGQSLQITRGGVGSSGTSRHGEYARVGGFGHGSGGGGAHGGGGSGGGATDLRTGAFGPTDRILVAGGGGGAGNGGPLLHGGNGGGPTGDNGGDGGGPEGSGIGGTGGTRTRAGIGVRTNPVGAKGGDASDIDQNTGLPNPGSGGTGGNGGRGGNGGGGGGGGWHGGGGGSGGGNPGDFYAAGGGGGSGYAAAAEAGVSEADLLSGVQHGNGKAVISFRFATSTSLVADTSTPLFGHAVALTATVDSANPLAATPGGSVTFSDGTTPLATVPLEAGKAVFTTSALRPGLHPISASYTPDADHTASTTGQPAGVAVGFSRPCITTASHGPLTVASGQSLCIGSGGSQSGPVTVRPGGALAVTDGQITGPVSADGALAVAVCGSKVTGPLGIRTTSGSVLIGAGPDSQVSDCAGNTITGPVSLVGNTGGVEFSADRVTGPLGCESNAPAPHVSDVTVLGPRSGQCR from the coding sequence ATGACCCGACTCAGACCCGGCCGCAGCCCGTACGCCGTCTCCCGCACGGCGGTGACCCTCGGCGCGGCCGGCCTCCTCGCCGCCCTGCTGGTCCCCCTCGCCGCGGCGGCCGACCCGGCGGACGCCGCAGCCGGCCCCTGCGGCCCGGCCGGAGCCTTCACCAGCTCCCCGCCCACCTGTACGTACGCCAGCGCGGGCACGGACGTCTTCACCGTCCCCGCGGGCGTCAGCGCGCTCACCGTCGACCTGTACGGGGCCGAAGGCGGCAGCGCGGCCGGCTTCGTCGTCCCGAGCCCGCCGAACCAGGGTTCTCCCGGCGGCCTCGGCGGCCGGACCCACGCGATCCTGGCCGTCACCCCCGGCCAGAGCCTCCAGATCACCCGGGGCGGCGTCGGCAGCTCCGGCACCTCCCGGCACGGCGAGTACGCCCGGGTCGGCGGCTTCGGCCACGGCTCCGGCGGCGGCGGCGCCCACGGCGGCGGCGGCTCCGGCGGCGGCGCCACCGACCTGCGCACCGGTGCCTTCGGCCCCACGGACCGGATCCTGGTGGCCGGCGGCGGGGGAGGCGCCGGCAACGGCGGCCCCCTGCTGCACGGCGGCAACGGCGGCGGGCCCACCGGAGACAACGGCGGTGACGGCGGCGGCCCCGAGGGCTCCGGCATCGGCGGCACCGGCGGCACCCGGACCCGGGCGGGCATCGGCGTCCGCACCAACCCGGTCGGCGCCAAGGGCGGCGACGCGAGCGACATCGACCAGAACACCGGCCTGCCCAACCCGGGCAGCGGCGGCACGGGCGGCAACGGCGGCCGCGGCGGCAACGGCGGCGGAGGCGGTGGCGGCGGCTGGCACGGCGGTGGCGGCGGCTCCGGCGGCGGCAACCCCGGCGACTTCTACGCCGCGGGCGGTGGCGGCGGCAGCGGCTACGCGGCCGCGGCGGAGGCGGGAGTCTCCGAAGCCGACCTCCTCTCCGGCGTCCAGCACGGCAACGGCAAGGCGGTCATCTCGTTCCGCTTCGCCACGTCGACCTCGCTCGTCGCCGACACCTCCACCCCGCTGTTCGGGCACGCCGTAGCCCTGACCGCGACCGTGGACTCGGCGAACCCCCTCGCGGCCACCCCGGGCGGCAGCGTCACGTTCTCGGACGGGACCACCCCGCTCGCGACCGTTCCCCTCGAAGCCGGAAAGGCCGTCTTCACCACGAGCGCACTGCGTCCCGGCCTCCACCCGATCAGCGCCTCGTACACCCCGGACGCCGACCACACGGCGAGCACCACGGGTCAACCGGCCGGGGTCGCCGTCGGATTCAGCCGGCCCTGCATCACGACCGCCTCCCACGGCCCGCTGACGGTCGCTTCCGGACAGTCGCTCTGCATCGGCTCCGGCGGCAGCCAGAGCGGCCCGGTCACCGTCCGGCCCGGCGGCGCGCTGGCCGTGACCGACGGGCAGATCACCGGCCCGGTGTCCGCCGACGGGGCGCTCGCCGTCGCCGTCTGCGGATCGAAGGTGACCGGCCCGCTCGGCATCCGGACCACCAGCGGCTCCGTGCTGATCGGTGCGGGCCCCGACTCGCAGGTCTCGGACTGCGCGGGCAACACCATCACGGGACCGGTCTCCCTGGTGGGCAACACCGGCGGCGTGGAGTTCTCTGCCGACCGGGTCACCGGCCCGCTGGGCTGCGAGTCCAACGCGCCGGCGCCGCACGTCAGCGACGTCACCGTCCTCGGACCCCGGTCCGGCCAGTGCCGGTGA
- a CDS encoding dienelactone hydrolase family protein, with protein MTTAHEVRRTTVDITTQDGAADAYLVQPEGEGPYPGVLLYMNALGVRPHIKSVADRIAAAGYVVLLPNLFHRHGRTPVFELPEFVDFERQPELFDRVGPVLDSLTTELAMRDAPAYLDWLAGFPVVAAGPAAIVGYCLGARLGLLTAGTYPERVAALAGFHGGFLAPDTADSPHLLAHRITAELYFGHADQDPSLPAEQIDRLEKALSGAGVRHRTQVYEGAPHGFTLADTVYYDAAADERHWAELFALLDRTF; from the coding sequence ATGACCACCGCTCACGAGGTACGCCGGACAACCGTGGACATCACCACTCAGGACGGCGCGGCCGATGCCTACCTGGTCCAGCCGGAGGGCGAAGGCCCGTATCCCGGGGTCCTGCTGTACATGAACGCCCTGGGGGTGCGTCCGCACATCAAGTCGGTGGCGGACCGGATCGCCGCAGCGGGGTACGTCGTCCTGCTGCCCAACCTCTTCCACCGCCACGGGCGCACACCGGTGTTCGAGCTGCCCGAGTTCGTCGACTTCGAGCGCCAGCCCGAACTGTTCGACCGGGTCGGCCCGGTCCTCGATTCCCTGACCACTGAACTCGCGATGCGCGACGCACCGGCCTATCTGGACTGGCTCGCCGGCTTCCCGGTGGTCGCCGCCGGGCCGGCCGCGATCGTGGGGTACTGCCTGGGCGCCCGGCTGGGGCTGCTCACGGCGGGCACGTACCCCGAGCGGGTGGCAGCCCTGGCCGGGTTCCACGGGGGGTTCCTGGCCCCCGACACGGCGGACAGCCCGCACCTGCTGGCGCACCGGATCACGGCGGAGCTGTACTTCGGCCACGCCGATCAGGACCCGTCGCTGCCCGCCGAGCAGATCGACCGGCTGGAGAAGGCCCTGTCCGGGGCCGGGGTCCGTCACCGCACACAGGTGTACGAGGGTGCGCCGCACGGGTTCACCCTGGCCGATACCGTCTACTACGACGCCGCCGCGGACGAACGGCACTGGGCGGAGCTGTTCGCGCTGCTGGACCGTACGTTCTGA
- a CDS encoding cytochrome P450, translating to MPVVDISASAEDFNADPYSYYARLRESGPVHQVIVSADEFEPSWLVVGHEEARQALNHPALSKDWSSSGNFPDALVAAVNSNMLESDPPHHTRLRRLVAREFTGRRVEGMRARVQQITDGLLDAMAARPERAADLIETLAFPLPMTVICELLGVPDLDRDRFRAWSNAVVAPAAGAPNNTAHQQLGGYLAELIDAKAKEPGEDLLSALIRTRDEGGDSLSYDEVIGMAFLLLVAGHETTVNLISNGIRALLAHPAQMAALRADLDGLLDGAVEEMLRYDGPVQHSTYRYAREALEIGGTAIPQGATVLVSLGGADRDPARFAEPDTFDIRRAPQGHLAFGHGLHFCIGAPLARMEGRIAIRSLMERFPTLTEDPAAGPPLWRPGSLMRGVSRLPLRW from the coding sequence ATGCCAGTAGTGGACATCAGTGCCAGTGCCGAGGACTTCAACGCCGACCCGTACTCCTACTACGCGAGGCTCCGCGAGTCGGGCCCGGTCCACCAGGTCATCGTCTCCGCCGACGAGTTCGAGCCGAGCTGGCTCGTCGTCGGCCACGAGGAAGCGCGCCAGGCCCTCAACCACCCCGCCCTGTCGAAGGACTGGAGCAGCTCGGGGAACTTCCCCGACGCGCTCGTCGCCGCGGTCAACTCCAACATGCTGGAGTCCGACCCGCCGCACCACACCCGGCTGCGCCGACTGGTCGCACGGGAGTTCACCGGCCGCCGGGTGGAGGGCATGCGCGCCCGCGTCCAGCAGATCACCGACGGGCTGCTCGACGCCATGGCCGCCCGGCCCGAACGCGCCGCCGACCTGATCGAAACCCTGGCCTTCCCGCTGCCCATGACCGTGATCTGCGAGCTGCTCGGCGTCCCCGACCTGGACCGCGACCGCTTCCGCGCATGGTCCAACGCGGTCGTGGCCCCCGCCGCCGGCGCTCCGAACAACACCGCGCACCAGCAGCTCGGCGGCTACCTCGCGGAGCTCATCGACGCCAAGGCCAAGGAGCCCGGCGAAGACCTCCTCAGCGCACTGATCCGGACCCGGGACGAGGGCGGCGACTCCCTCTCGTACGACGAAGTGATCGGCATGGCCTTCCTGTTGCTGGTCGCGGGCCACGAGACCACCGTGAACCTGATATCCAACGGCATCCGGGCCCTGCTCGCCCACCCCGCCCAAATGGCAGCCCTCCGCGCAGACTTGGACGGACTCCTCGACGGGGCGGTCGAGGAGATGCTCCGCTACGACGGCCCCGTGCAGCACTCCACCTACCGCTACGCCCGCGAGGCCCTGGAGATCGGCGGCACGGCCATACCGCAGGGAGCCACCGTGCTCGTCTCCCTGGGCGGAGCCGACCGCGACCCCGCACGCTTCGCCGAGCCCGACACCTTCGACATCCGCCGAGCCCCCCAGGGCCACCTGGCCTTCGGACACGGACTCCACTTCTGCATCGGCGCCCCGCTGGCCCGCATGGAGGGCCGCATCGCGATCCGCTCCCTGATGGAGCGTTTCCCCACCCTGACCGAAGACCCGGCGGCCGGACCCCCGCTCTGGCGGCCGGGCAGCCTGATGCGCGGGGTGAGCCGCCTCCCGCTCCGCTGGTAG
- a CDS encoding DUF6381 family protein, which produces MSAGESHGRSRQLRDKAQELNEAAARSTDPDESQRLRDKARRLQEQSEQERVIDDPGMDMR; this is translated from the coding sequence ATGAGTGCAGGCGAGTCCCACGGCCGGTCGCGGCAGCTGCGCGACAAGGCCCAGGAGCTGAACGAGGCGGCCGCGCGGTCGACCGACCCCGACGAGAGCCAACGGCTGCGCGACAAGGCCCGCCGCCTCCAGGAGCAGAGCGAGCAGGAGCGCGTCATCGACGACCCCGGCATGGACATGCGCTAG
- a CDS encoding HPP family protein produces the protein MSTALHSASTPDAAPAATPGAPVGGPAAGPAPSRRRAIAGRAPARPTAAAAIHSISAATTVLLSLVAIGAMLHEPILIPPLAASAALIHSAPTLPLAQPRGVVIGHMLGAAVGYGVLAAAGSSAWAAAVAAGVTLALVMAARTPHSPACATAVVVVLQTPAATRFVPLLFGSTVLLVLTGYAASRVRRKAPRYPAYWW, from the coding sequence ATGAGTACCGCGCTCCACTCCGCGTCCACCCCCGACGCCGCGCCCGCGGCCACACCCGGAGCCCCCGTCGGCGGCCCCGCCGCGGGCCCGGCACCGTCCCGCCGCCGGGCGATCGCCGGCCGGGCACCCGCCCGGCCGACGGCCGCCGCCGCGATCCACAGCATCAGCGCCGCGACCACGGTCCTGCTGTCGCTGGTGGCCATCGGAGCCATGCTCCACGAGCCGATCCTGATACCCCCCTTGGCCGCCAGCGCCGCCCTGATCCACAGCGCCCCCACGCTGCCGCTGGCGCAGCCGCGCGGGGTCGTCATCGGGCACATGCTGGGGGCCGCCGTGGGCTACGGCGTCCTCGCCGCGGCCGGGAGCAGCGCCTGGGCCGCCGCGGTGGCCGCCGGTGTCACCCTGGCCCTGGTGATGGCCGCGCGCACCCCGCACTCCCCCGCCTGTGCCACGGCCGTGGTGGTCGTGCTCCAGACCCCGGCGGCGACCCGGTTCGTCCCGCTGCTCTTCGGCTCGACCGTGCTGCTCGTCCTCACCGGGTACGCGGCTTCGCGCGTACGCCGCAAGGCTCCGAGGTATCCCGCGTACTGGTGGTAG
- a CDS encoding NPP1 family protein, which yields MRIPEATARATAGDGGPAAKRSGAGPAGSARAGRPARRTRRTLLAATAGAAALVLALPTAAYAAPPRALPGNADGLEQTFQPAFDYDRDGCYSSPAIGPDGTIAPGLKLGGDVNGNCRDLSDLDNTNGYSREKCNNGWCAIMYALYFEKDQVSLGPGSAGHRHDWEHVVVWVQNNQVAYVSTSAHGNFVVHDRSQMRFDGTHPKVVYHKDGIGTHCFRAANSNDEPPENHKGTWQFPTLVGWNGYPAGLRDKLSQADFGSALLGIKDGQFNAHLAKAKPAGIPFDPNA from the coding sequence ATGAGGATTCCGGAAGCGACAGCAAGAGCGACGGCCGGGGACGGCGGGCCGGCCGCGAAGCGATCCGGAGCGGGCCCGGCCGGGAGCGCCCGTGCCGGCCGGCCGGCCCGGCGGACCCGCAGGACCCTGCTCGCGGCCACGGCGGGGGCCGCCGCCCTCGTCCTCGCCCTCCCCACCGCCGCCTACGCGGCTCCGCCCCGGGCTCTGCCCGGCAACGCGGACGGGCTGGAGCAGACCTTCCAGCCGGCCTTCGACTACGACCGGGACGGCTGCTACTCCAGCCCCGCCATCGGCCCGGACGGCACGATCGCCCCCGGCCTCAAGCTCGGAGGGGACGTCAACGGCAACTGCCGCGACCTCTCCGACCTGGACAACACCAACGGGTACTCGCGCGAGAAGTGCAACAACGGCTGGTGCGCGATCATGTACGCGCTCTACTTCGAGAAGGACCAGGTCTCGCTCGGCCCGGGGAGCGCCGGGCACCGGCACGACTGGGAACACGTCGTGGTGTGGGTGCAGAACAACCAGGTCGCCTACGTCTCGACCTCCGCCCACGGCAATTTCGTGGTCCACGACCGCTCGCAGATGCGTTTCGACGGCACCCATCCGAAGGTCGTCTACCACAAGGACGGAATCGGCACGCACTGCTTCCGCGCCGCGAACTCCAACGACGAGCCGCCCGAGAACCACAAGGGGACCTGGCAGTTCCCGACGCTGGTCGGCTGGAACGGCTACCCCGCGGGGCTGCGCGACAAGCTGAGCCAGGCCGATTTCGGCAGCGCCCTGCTCGGGATCAAGGACGGGCAGTTCAACGCCCACCTCGCCAAGGCCAAACCGGCCGGCATCCCCTTCGACCCGAACGCGTGA
- a CDS encoding serine hydrolase domain-containing protein — MRLSSHQRRLAVSATLLAVIAGGVLPATAAQAATAAPASATPVPTTGQPAPGPVAPDLEALTQVLRNTTAAGAPGAMARFTGPDGVQTRVEGVRDRSTGAAMDPKARFRIGSVTKTFSAVVLLQLVDEGRIELDKPVNSYLPGLLPDDRITVRHLLSHRSGLADYTNAMFEHTVPGFEAVRNKVFTYQELVGLSLAEPRTTEPGAAYRYSNTNFVVVGMLIEKLTGKPVAKEYERRIIKPLKLRDTSYVHPGTAIKGLHVNGYLHPDEEGAPLVDSTEQTVSWAQSAGAMISNAADLSTFTSALVRGKLLRPGTLDAMLTMSPTDTTNTRFYGLGLRRYDLSCGTQVYGHTGTVQGFYTYTFTTRDGSRGLSAMANTSNRGQANTALGGTLEAAFCGKRPAGPAAVSGAAGTTSVRGFAPAPAEADLPERR; from the coding sequence GTGCGCCTTTCGTCCCACCAGCGACGTCTTGCCGTCAGTGCCACCCTGCTCGCCGTGATCGCCGGCGGTGTGCTGCCGGCCACCGCCGCGCAGGCCGCCACCGCCGCACCCGCCTCCGCGACGCCCGTCCCCACAACCGGGCAGCCGGCACCCGGGCCGGTCGCGCCCGATCTGGAGGCGCTGACGCAGGTGTTGCGCAATACGACGGCGGCCGGAGCGCCCGGGGCGATGGCCCGCTTCACCGGTCCGGACGGGGTGCAGACCAGGGTGGAGGGGGTCCGCGACCGGAGCACTGGCGCGGCCATGGATCCCAAGGCCCGCTTCCGGATCGGCAGCGTCACCAAGACGTTCTCCGCCGTGGTCCTGCTCCAACTGGTGGACGAGGGCAGGATCGAGCTGGACAAGCCGGTCAACAGCTACCTGCCGGGCCTGCTGCCCGACGACCGGATCACGGTCCGCCACCTGCTGAGCCACCGCAGCGGCCTCGCGGACTACACGAACGCGATGTTCGAGCACACCGTTCCCGGCTTCGAGGCCGTCCGGAACAAGGTGTTCACGTACCAGGAGCTCGTCGGCCTCTCCCTCGCCGAACCGCGGACCACCGAGCCCGGTGCGGCGTACAGGTACTCGAACACGAACTTCGTCGTCGTGGGCATGCTGATCGAGAAGCTGACCGGCAAGCCCGTGGCCAAGGAGTACGAGCGCCGCATCATCAAGCCGCTGAAGCTGCGCGACACCTCCTACGTCCACCCCGGCACGGCCATCAAGGGCCTGCACGTCAACGGTTACCTCCACCCGGACGAGGAGGGCGCGCCGCTGGTCGACTCCACCGAGCAGACCGTGTCCTGGGCGCAGTCCGCGGGCGCGATGATCTCGAACGCGGCCGATCTCAGCACCTTCACGTCCGCCCTGGTCCGCGGCAAGCTGCTGCGACCGGGCACGCTGGACGCCATGCTCACCATGAGCCCGACCGACACCACCAACACCCGGTTCTACGGGCTGGGTCTGCGCCGCTACGACCTCTCGTGCGGTACCCAGGTCTACGGCCACACGGGCACGGTGCAGGGCTTCTACACGTACACCTTCACCACCCGCGACGGCAGCCGCGGCCTCTCCGCGATGGCGAACACCTCCAACCGGGGCCAGGCCAACACCGCCCTGGGCGGGACCCTGGAGGCGGCCTTCTGCGGCAAGCGGCCCGCCGGTCCGGCCGCCGTCTCCGGTGCGGCCGGAACCACCTCGGTACGCGGCTTCGCGCCCGCCCCGGCGGAAGCGGATCTCCCCGAGCGCCGCTGA
- a CDS encoding cytidine deaminase has translation MTTQTHPVDHELVRAAAEIARTRCRGDNHTMAAAARTRDGRIVTAVNAYHFTGGPCAELVLIGAAATQGAYELDTIVAVGDRDRGVVPPCGRCRQVLLDYFPALEVIVGAGELLRTVRITDLLPESYVWADHQLDTE, from the coding sequence ATGACCACGCAGACCCACCCCGTCGACCACGAACTCGTCCGGGCCGCGGCCGAGATCGCGCGCACCCGCTGCCGGGGCGACAACCACACCATGGCAGCCGCGGCCCGCACCCGGGACGGCCGGATCGTCACGGCGGTCAACGCCTACCACTTCACCGGCGGCCCCTGCGCCGAGCTGGTCCTCATCGGCGCGGCGGCCACCCAGGGCGCCTACGAGCTGGACACGATCGTCGCCGTGGGCGACCGCGACCGGGGGGTCGTCCCCCCGTGCGGCCGGTGCCGCCAGGTCCTCCTCGACTACTTCCCCGCCCTCGAGGTCATCGTCGGCGCGGGTGAACTCCTGCGCACCGTCCGCATCACCGACCTGCTGCCGGAGAGCTACGTCTGGGCCGACCACCAGCTCGACACCGAGTAG